One window from the genome of Pseudanabaena yagii GIHE-NHR1 encodes:
- a CDS encoding PAS domain-containing protein produces the protein MSDHFNAFPWCENILSKIAIAVPASIYSFAERVDGSIAFTYISPYVQEIHEVTVEAVMANANLIFEQIHPDDSASYIAAVETSKVNLQPFRHEFRIITPSGKLKWIQANSRPERLPNQATVWYGMALDITTQKESELALARVNDELREQSIKLKQAQQETENAQQELLKLGETALQLTENIPVGTYVMKVKTDGSPQFTFISDRWLKMADLRREDVIADPYIAFRCVHPDEYDAFIALNLEVIEKGLPFYWEGRVIVNGEIRWYSAESNPRVLSDGSYAWEGVMIDISDRIKTEQRLIQINNELEQQISLRTIELKEREANYLALRESEEKFHLSFDNANIGMCLVDLQGNLLQVNPTMCQIFGYSQDELIGMNVATLALPEDDQVSSKFIQGAVNEHRDSNVFEKRYRHRQGHIIYGEISSSLVRDANGNPLYFISHVQDITDRKMHERELQKAHDVIAQSNIELEERVSQRTADLQAKETALRKSERIFRSYFEQSLIGMAMTSPSKGWLNVNDKLCEILGYSFAELQELTWDEMTYLDDLAMDLEQFNRVLNGESEGYEIDKRFIHKNGQIIYTSLSVQVHRKSDGLVDFFVVLLQDISDRKKTEFALQESQDFLQKVIDASPHIIYIYDIQEQRNIYVNREIETILGYTSAEVQAMGSAFFATLMHPDDLQNIPAEYERLRKAVDGEIYDYEYRMRNVQGEWRWLHSRHSVFSRDAAGNVKYNIGSAQDITERKLAEQENQRLKERLEFILSSNPAVIFTCTADSKNTVTFISDNVQAVMGYSAAEILTNPNFWSEHLHPEDIAHAIDGICKLFERGYHISEYRSLHRDGDYRWLRNEMRIVRDAQGNPLEIVGFFTDIGDRKKAEEKLQQIYEKLLQATRLKDEFLASMSHELRTPLNAILGMTESLQEEIYGSINERQTKALQTVERSSMHLLELINDILDVAKIEAGQMKLDLTAISIPSLCEASLGFVRQQALKKNIQIHTILSLQLPQIHLDERRIRQALINLLNNAVKFTLEGGQVTLEVIYPAPTANLDSTYLRLAVRDTGIGIPPESISQLFQHFIQIDSALNRKYEGTGLGLALVKQIVELHGGEVGVTSEVGVGSCFYIDLPCQHLSSST, from the coding sequence ATGTCTGATCACTTTAATGCTTTTCCTTGGTGCGAGAATATTTTATCCAAAATAGCGATCGCTGTACCAGCATCTATTTATAGTTTTGCTGAGCGGGTCGATGGATCTATAGCATTTACCTACATTAGCCCTTATGTCCAAGAAATACATGAGGTAACGGTAGAAGCGGTAATGGCAAATGCCAATCTGATTTTTGAACAGATTCACCCCGATGACTCAGCTAGCTATATCGCGGCAGTGGAAACTAGCAAGGTCAATCTACAACCATTCCGCCATGAATTTCGGATTATTACTCCCTCTGGCAAGCTGAAATGGATACAGGCAAACTCTCGTCCCGAAAGATTACCGAATCAGGCGACGGTTTGGTATGGAATGGCTTTGGATATAACTACTCAAAAAGAATCTGAATTGGCTCTAGCAAGGGTGAATGATGAGTTGCGAGAGCAATCGATAAAGCTAAAACAAGCTCAACAAGAAACGGAGAATGCTCAACAGGAATTGCTCAAATTAGGGGAAACTGCTCTGCAATTGACTGAAAATATTCCCGTCGGTACTTATGTGATGAAAGTGAAAACCGATGGCTCGCCACAATTTACCTTTATCAGCGATCGCTGGCTCAAAATGGCTGATTTGCGTCGCGAGGACGTAATTGCTGATCCCTATATAGCTTTTAGGTGTGTACATCCTGATGAATATGATGCATTTATAGCCTTAAATCTAGAAGTAATTGAAAAAGGATTACCTTTTTATTGGGAAGGGCGAGTCATTGTTAATGGCGAGATCCGATGGTACAGTGCCGAATCTAATCCTCGTGTATTGTCGGATGGCAGCTATGCTTGGGAAGGTGTGATGATCGATATTAGCGATCGCATTAAAACGGAGCAACGCCTAATTCAAATCAACAATGAGCTAGAGCAACAGATTTCTCTACGAACGATAGAACTAAAGGAACGGGAAGCAAATTATCTAGCACTTAGGGAAAGTGAAGAGAAGTTCCATCTGTCGTTTGACAATGCCAATATCGGTATGTGTCTAGTCGATCTGCAAGGAAATCTCTTACAGGTCAATCCGACAATGTGCCAAATATTTGGCTATAGTCAAGATGAGCTAATTGGGATGAACGTTGCGACACTAGCACTTCCCGAAGATGATCAGGTTAGTTCAAAATTTATTCAAGGTGCGGTTAATGAACACAGAGATAGCAATGTATTTGAAAAACGCTATCGTCATCGACAGGGACATATAATTTATGGTGAGATATCATCATCACTGGTGCGAGATGCGAATGGAAATCCCCTATATTTCATTTCCCATGTGCAGGATATTACCGATCGCAAAATGCATGAACGTGAACTTCAGAAAGCCCATGATGTGATCGCCCAAAGCAATATTGAGCTAGAAGAACGGGTTTCTCAAAGGACAGCAGATCTACAGGCAAAGGAAACTGCTCTCAGGAAGAGTGAGCGGATATTCCGTAGTTATTTTGAACAATCGCTTATCGGTATGGCAATGACCTCTCCGAGTAAGGGATGGCTCAATGTTAATGACAAACTCTGTGAAATCTTAGGATATTCCTTTGCGGAACTACAGGAATTAACTTGGGATGAAATGACTTATCTCGATGATTTAGCCATGGACTTAGAGCAGTTTAATCGAGTATTAAATGGTGAAAGTGAAGGCTATGAAATTGATAAACGCTTTATTCATAAAAACGGACAAATCATTTATACCAGTCTTTCTGTTCAAGTCCATCGTAAATCTGATGGGCTTGTAGATTTTTTTGTAGTGTTGCTTCAAGATATTAGCGATCGCAAAAAAACAGAATTCGCTTTGCAAGAAAGCCAAGACTTTCTCCAAAAAGTTATTGATGCTTCACCGCACATTATCTATATTTACGACATCCAAGAGCAGCGTAATATTTATGTAAACCGAGAGATTGAAACGATTTTGGGCTATACCTCAGCCGAAGTTCAGGCAATGGGTTCAGCATTCTTTGCTACGTTAATGCATCCCGATGATCTGCAAAATATTCCTGCGGAGTATGAGCGCTTACGAAAGGCAGTAGATGGCGAAATCTATGATTACGAATACCGCATGAGGAATGTCCAAGGTGAATGGCGTTGGCTGCATAGTCGTCATTCCGTATTTAGTCGAGATGCCGCAGGAAACGTTAAATACAACATTGGCTCAGCTCAAGATATTACTGAACGCAAACTGGCTGAGCAAGAAAATCAACGACTCAAGGAGCGGTTAGAATTTATTCTATCCTCCAATCCTGCGGTCATTTTTACCTGTACTGCTGATAGCAAAAATACGGTCACTTTCATTAGTGATAATGTCCAAGCTGTGATGGGTTATAGTGCTGCCGAGATTCTCACAAATCCCAACTTTTGGTCTGAGCATCTCCATCCTGAAGATATTGCTCACGCAATAGATGGAATCTGCAAACTATTTGAACGGGGATACCACATTAGTGAATATCGTTCTTTGCATCGAGATGGCGATTATCGCTGGCTCAGGAATGAAATGCGGATAGTGCGCGATGCTCAAGGTAATCCCTTAGAAATTGTTGGTTTCTTTACCGATATTGGCGATCGCAAAAAAGCTGAAGAGAAACTTCAACAAATCTATGAAAAGCTGCTTCAGGCAACTCGCCTCAAGGATGAGTTTTTGGCATCCATGAGTCATGAACTCCGCACCCCTCTTAATGCCATTCTTGGGATGACTGAAAGTCTTCAAGAGGAGATCTATGGTTCAATCAATGAGCGACAGACGAAAGCACTCCAAACCGTTGAACGTAGTAGTATGCATTTACTCGAATTAATTAACGACATTCTGGATGTTGCTAAAATAGAAGCAGGACAAATGAAATTGGATCTAACTGCTATTTCTATTCCTTCTCTTTGTGAAGCAAGTCTTGGCTTTGTGCGTCAGCAAGCGCTCAAAAAAAATATTCAAATCCACACTATTCTATCGCTGCAACTGCCGCAGATCCACTTGGATGAACGCCGCATTAGGCAAGCCCTAATCAATCTCCTCAATAATGCCGTTAAGTTTACCCTCGAAGGTGGGCAAGTGACCCTAGAGGTAATTTATCCTGCGCCTACAGCTAACTTAGATAGTACTTATCTCAGATTAGCAGTACGAGATACAGGAATTGGTATACCTCCTGAATCGATCTCGCAGTTATTTCAGCATTTTATCCAGATTGATAGTGCTTTAAATCGGAAGTATGAAGGAACGGGGCTAGGATTGGCACTGGTGAAACAAATTGTGGAATTACATGGCGGCGAAGTTGGGGTTACTAGTGAGGTAGGAGTTGGCAGTTGTTTTTATATTGATTTACCTTGCCAGCATTTAAGTAGCTCAACTTAA
- the lptC gene encoding LPS export ABC transporter periplasmic protein LptC, with translation MQLLSRRNIRLFAIIFFITVLISGLGWFVFLRPEVTSLNKPAQIAGSSLQNITLTEFDADGKLLWEITSKQADYRQDRKIADVQDVKGKFYRNGEPLMEATGDKGTIDQVSKEISLEGNIKAIAVQEKIDMVADRMVWKSEEDLLKATGNIKINKPDDKIKMTGKELTAKPSTNVYSLEKNVIVTAIEPPLEMKSEKVTWDAKRDRVFTEAPISVIQVKDKMQLLANKGDWNIQKKEVTFTGDIKAKDPKLDIDIEAAQAIWNLEKKLVTLPVAFKGSSKSRGIVVNAQKGEAQLQEERIKLTGQVAASFSSTQGVVNADQVEWIIPTKTITADGNISYRQTEKNLNVQGDRAVANLEQQTVTVTGANVLSTLNP, from the coding sequence ATGCAACTACTTAGCCGCCGTAATATCCGCCTGTTTGCCATCATCTTTTTTATAACAGTGCTGATTTCTGGGCTGGGCTGGTTTGTATTTTTGCGCCCTGAAGTCACCAGTTTAAACAAACCTGCCCAGATCGCAGGATCGAGCCTCCAAAATATTACCCTTACCGAATTTGATGCGGATGGGAAACTGCTGTGGGAAATAACTTCTAAACAAGCAGACTATCGCCAAGATCGCAAAATTGCTGACGTGCAAGATGTAAAAGGGAAGTTTTATCGCAATGGCGAACCGCTAATGGAAGCAACGGGTGACAAGGGGACAATCGATCAAGTTTCTAAGGAGATTTCCCTAGAAGGCAATATTAAAGCGATCGCTGTGCAAGAAAAAATTGATATGGTCGCCGATCGCATGGTTTGGAAATCAGAGGAGGATTTACTAAAAGCTACAGGCAATATCAAGATTAACAAACCTGACGACAAAATCAAAATGACTGGCAAGGAACTCACCGCTAAGCCTAGTACCAATGTCTATAGTCTCGAAAAAAATGTCATTGTGACTGCCATTGAGCCACCGCTAGAGATGAAAAGTGAGAAGGTAACTTGGGATGCCAAGCGCGATCGCGTCTTTACTGAAGCGCCTATTTCCGTCATTCAAGTTAAGGACAAAATGCAACTATTGGCGAACAAGGGAGATTGGAATATTCAGAAGAAAGAAGTTACCTTTACGGGTGATATCAAAGCTAAAGATCCGAAATTAGATATCGATATTGAAGCAGCACAGGCAATTTGGAATCTAGAGAAGAAACTGGTCACTCTGCCTGTTGCTTTCAAAGGGTCTAGCAAAAGTCGTGGCATCGTCGTTAATGCCCAAAAGGGAGAAGCACAGCTACAGGAGGAACGCATTAAACTCACAGGACAGGTAGCCGCCAGTTTTAGCTCGACTCAAGGGGTTGTGAATGCCGATCAGGTGGAATGGATAATTCCTACGAAAACGATTACGGCGGATGGCAATATCAGCTATCGTCAAACCGAAAAAAATCTCAATGTTCAAGGCGATCGCGCTGTGGCAAATCTAGAACAGCAGACAGTGACAGTTACTGGGGCAAATGTGCTTTCGACATTAAATCCGTAA
- a CDS encoding transposase, protein MPYNLDIHHRRSIRLKGYDYSQAGAYFITICINHRQPLLGAIADGIMHPNPAGTMVQTIWEAMPFHYPNIELDAFVLMPNHIHGIIVLNSAQIEPVMILGEIIHRFKSFTTAKYRYGVQQEQWQPFIGRLWQRNYYEHIIRSQESCDRLRQYIANNPLSWESDRLHLANHA, encoded by the coding sequence ATGCCATACAATCTAGACATCCATCATCGTCGTTCCATTCGTCTCAAAGGATACGACTATTCACAGGCAGGCGCATATTTCATCACCATTTGCATCAACCATCGCCAACCTCTGTTAGGCGCGATCGCAGATGGCATCATGCACCCAAACCCTGCGGGAACAATGGTACAAACAATTTGGGAAGCAATGCCATTCCATTACCCAAACATAGAATTAGATGCCTTTGTGTTAATGCCCAATCACATACATGGCATTATTGTTCTGAACTCAGCACAAATAGAACCTGTGATGATATTAGGAGAAATTATTCATCGGTTCAAATCCTTCACAACCGCAAAATATCGTTATGGCGTTCAGCAGGAACAATGGCAACCATTTATCGGCAGACTATGGCAACGGAACTATTATGAACATATTATCCGCAGTCAAGAAAGCTGCGATCGCCTACGCCAATACATCGCCAACAATCCCCTATCATGGGAATCTGATCGCCTTCACCTCGCAAACCATGCTTAA
- a CDS encoding nSTAND1 domain-containing NTPase — MASLQKEILNRQISALQKEAEPLQAQWETTLDEGQRVKLERQLQQKLKKIQEIENQLQKIENNETSVIHENKYETCPYVGLNAFDESTAQWFFGRETAFKRLMSKIEQSPFVFVVGVSGSGKSSLVKAKLIPEMKRRGHRILLMKPWSNPIQRLKDVFAEILEETGTDVIEFEQRIDTEGLLAAIADLPKPILLVIDQFEEVFTVCSQIAERRKFIQMLVDVAQTQTADFVVVATMRIDFLADCTYANLDAIVNEQMVVISGMSEDELRDAIAKPAETQGYQLSDGLLDAILQDIEAEPNCLPLLEFALQELWENRNRQQRRLSLEGYRQMKRLKGALNRHADHLYEKLSASGQKWIRRIFLKLVRTGNDAKDTRQRERRQAILDLAGDDGNARKEIERILKSLEGKSGRLLVASEENGVAIVDLAHEALMDGWQRFAEWRLEDRDLRRLGDRVKDAFDEWERALDKDKFLLSEGVVAQIEEVEMAINDYLTLEQQKFVQRNRYKYKPWLDPANLPEMVDIPSGTFWMGSPEGKGENDEKPYHQVTVKAFWMGKYPVTQAQWRTVAMTPKVEIDLSLNPSYHRGENKPVEQVNWYEAQEFCARLSKLTGENYRLPSEAEWEYACRAGASEYSEYCFGDDASQLDDYGWYGNNSGDRAIDTDQIWKDVNQNPNRYIERIRQNNCGTHLVGLKPANAWGLYDMHGNVWEWCADDWHDDYEGAPFDSQIWTKGIKNYKESGETKKLLRGGSWYAYAQNCRSACRLNIFARVRSYFLGFRVVCVLR; from the coding sequence ATGGCTAGTCTTCAAAAAGAAATCCTCAATCGACAAATTAGTGCTCTCCAAAAAGAGGCTGAGCCGCTCCAAGCACAATGGGAAACAACTCTTGATGAAGGTCAAAGAGTTAAACTTGAGCGTCAATTGCAGCAAAAACTCAAAAAAATCCAAGAAATAGAAAATCAGTTACAAAAAATTGAAAATAATGAGACATCCGTAATACATGAGAATAAATATGAAACTTGTCCCTATGTGGGATTGAATGCCTTTGATGAGTCAACGGCGCAATGGTTCTTTGGGAGAGAGACGGCTTTTAAGCGGTTGATGTCAAAAATTGAACAGAGTCCGTTTGTATTTGTGGTGGGGGTGTCGGGGAGTGGTAAGTCATCGCTGGTGAAGGCGAAATTAATTCCTGAGATGAAGCGGCGTGGTCATCGAATTTTGTTGATGAAGCCTTGGTCAAATCCAATTCAAAGGTTAAAGGATGTTTTTGCGGAGATATTGGAAGAGACTGGGACAGATGTTATTGAATTTGAGCAGCGCATTGATACTGAGGGATTGTTAGCGGCGATCGCGGATCTGCCAAAACCGATCCTGTTAGTGATCGATCAGTTTGAGGAAGTGTTTACGGTCTGCTCACAGATTGCTGAGCGGCGCAAATTTATCCAGATGTTGGTGGATGTGGCGCAAACGCAAACTGCGGATTTTGTGGTTGTGGCGACGATGAGAATTGATTTTTTGGCGGACTGTACCTATGCCAATCTGGATGCGATCGTGAATGAGCAGATGGTGGTGATTTCGGGGATGAGTGAGGATGAGCTAAGGGATGCCATTGCTAAGCCTGCGGAAACTCAGGGCTATCAACTCAGTGATGGTTTGTTGGATGCGATCTTGCAGGATATCGAGGCGGAGCCGAATTGTTTGCCGCTTTTGGAGTTTGCGTTGCAGGAGCTTTGGGAAAATAGAAATCGCCAGCAACGTCGCTTGAGCCTTGAGGGATATCGGCAAATGAAGCGACTGAAGGGGGCGCTCAATCGTCATGCAGATCATCTCTATGAGAAACTGTCGGCAAGTGGTCAGAAGTGGATACGGCGGATCTTTTTGAAGTTAGTGCGGACGGGGAATGATGCGAAGGATACGCGGCAACGGGAGCGGCGACAAGCGATCTTGGACTTGGCGGGGGATGATGGGAATGCGCGTAAGGAAATTGAGCGGATTTTGAAGTCCCTTGAGGGCAAGAGTGGGCGCTTGCTGGTGGCGAGTGAGGAAAATGGGGTGGCGATCGTGGATCTGGCGCATGAGGCGCTGATGGATGGTTGGCAAAGGTTTGCGGAATGGCGGTTAGAAGATCGGGATTTGCGGCGGCTGGGCGATCGGGTGAAGGATGCCTTTGATGAATGGGAGCGGGCGTTGGATAAGGATAAGTTTTTGTTGTCCGAAGGTGTCGTTGCTCAAATTGAGGAAGTGGAAATGGCGATTAATGATTACCTCACACTTGAACAACAGAAATTTGTGCAGCGAAATCGTTATAAATATAAACCTTGGCTCGATCCTGCAAATTTGCCTGAAATGGTGGATATTCCTAGTGGTACGTTCTGGATGGGTTCGCCTGAAGGGAAAGGGGAGAACGATGAGAAACCCTATCACCAAGTCACAGTCAAAGCCTTTTGGATGGGTAAATATCCCGTCACACAGGCGCAATGGCGGACGGTGGCGATGACTCCCAAGGTTGAGATTGATTTGAGCTTAAATCCTTCCTATCATCGTGGTGAGAATAAACCTGTGGAGCAGGTGAATTGGTACGAAGCTCAAGAGTTTTGTGCGCGGCTATCGAAACTAACGGGAGAGAACTATCGTTTGCCCAGTGAGGCGGAATGGGAATATGCCTGTCGTGCAGGGGCAAGTGAATATTCTGAATACTGCTTTGGGGATGATGCAAGCCAGTTAGATGACTATGGCTGGTATGGCAACAATAGCGGCGATCGCGCGATCGATACTGATCAGATTTGGAAAGATGTGAATCAAAATCCTAATCGATATATTGAACGAATAAGGCAAAATAACTGCGGTACACATCTTGTAGGACTGAAGCCAGCTAATGCTTGGGGACTTTACGATATGCATGGCAATGTTTGGGAATGGTGTGCCGATGATTGGCATGACGATTATGAGGGAGCGCCATTTGACTCACAAATTTGGACAAAAGGTATTAAGAATTATAAAGAGAGCGGCGAAACAAAAAAGCTGCTTCGCGGTGGTTCGTGGTACGCCTATGCTCAGAATTGTCGGTCTGCGTGTCGCCTCAACATCTTTGCGCGTGTTCGGAGCTACTTCCTCGGTTTTCGGGTTGTGTGCGTTTTGCGGTGA
- a CDS encoding caspase family protein — translation MARYGLVVGAAKYKSPLGNLSKTESDAKAVNDLLKQHGDFEDIQVLTGEVTAKQIEDALKRLLLEQADRNEALIYFSGHAVVVKGNFGKKRGYLALSNTGLKTSNGEITGIENGIALDDLSGLIGEAKLSNLVVLLDCCHSETLLEESQGFLQRAIISQAFAELKQDYFLVSACRKFEEAYAMRSESYSIFTGAMLRGLARNRANERGIVYAATMFDYVFDQLRGTGQEAVSFGYGRALRVVDYRSMPIVTPQNETYEQAGNSASQYNFYGSVGQLVTGNLTVQGDNIGTQNNHKPKPLPQSNSASNFRQQIRQKQIESLSQEIEIIHQQWESTLDEVQRLKLERQLAQKLAKLEEIENG, via the coding sequence ATGGCTCGATATGGGTTGGTAGTAGGTGCAGCCAAATACAAATCTCCGCTTGGCAATCTCAGCAAGACTGAGAGTGACGCTAAGGCGGTGAATGATCTACTGAAGCAGCATGGTGATTTTGAAGATATTCAGGTGTTGACGGGGGAGGTGACGGCGAAGCAGATTGAAGATGCGTTGAAACGGTTGTTGCTGGAACAGGCGGATCGCAATGAGGCTCTGATCTATTTCTCTGGTCATGCGGTGGTAGTGAAGGGGAACTTTGGCAAAAAGCGTGGCTATTTGGCGCTGTCGAATACGGGGCTAAAAACTAGCAATGGTGAAATTACGGGAATTGAGAATGGTATTGCTTTAGACGATCTGAGTGGGTTGATCGGTGAGGCGAAGTTGAGTAATTTGGTAGTGTTGCTGGATTGTTGTCATAGTGAGACTTTGCTGGAAGAGAGTCAGGGATTTTTGCAACGGGCGATCATTAGTCAGGCTTTTGCAGAATTGAAGCAGGATTATTTTTTGGTGTCGGCTTGTCGGAAGTTTGAAGAAGCCTATGCGATGAGAAGTGAGAGTTACAGTATTTTTACGGGGGCGATGTTGCGTGGATTGGCGAGAAATAGGGCGAACGAACGCGGAATAGTTTATGCAGCTACAATGTTTGACTATGTGTTTGATCAGTTGCGCGGTACGGGACAAGAGGCTGTGAGTTTCGGCTATGGTCGAGCGCTGCGAGTTGTTGATTATCGTTCAATGCCAATTGTTACTCCACAAAATGAAACGTACGAACAAGCGGGAAATAGTGCTTCTCAGTATAATTTTTATGGATCTGTGGGGCAGCTAGTCACTGGTAACCTTACTGTGCAGGGCGACAATATCGGTACACAAAACAATCACAAGCCAAAACCTTTACCCCAATCAAATAGCGCTTCAAATTTCAGACAGCAAATACGTCAGAAACAGATCGAATCTCTAAGTCAGGAGATCGAGATAATTCATCAGCAATGGGAATCAACACTTGATGAAGTACAGAGATTGAAACTTGAGCGTCAATTGGCGCAAAAACTAGCGAAACTGGAGGAAATTGAGAATGGCTAG
- a CDS encoding CU044_2847 family protein: protein MAHKIYIEQEDGEILEIAISESEDDQPVEPDSDRESYGIKEDAIKSLQEIHETIRFYTKYAIGAFKNLGDAQVEEVNLKFGLKISGEAGIPILTKASAESNFEISVKCKFPPK from the coding sequence ATGGCTCACAAAATTTATATCGAACAGGAAGACGGCGAAATTCTTGAGATTGCAATCTCTGAATCCGAAGATGATCAGCCCGTAGAGCCAGATAGCGATCGCGAATCTTACGGAATTAAAGAAGATGCAATCAAAAGTTTGCAAGAAATCCATGAAACTATTCGCTTCTATACCAAATATGCGATCGGCGCATTCAAAAATCTCGGTGATGCCCAAGTTGAAGAAGTCAATCTCAAATTCGGTTTAAAAATTAGTGGCGAAGCAGGTATTCCCATCCTCACCAAAGCCTCAGCCGAAAGCAACTTTGAGATTTCCGTCAAATGTAAGTTCCCACCAAAATAA
- the dusB gene encoding tRNA dihydrouridine synthase DusB, protein MISATSKLQQKFAEPLTIGNVTLKSRVLQSPLSGVTDLVFRRLVRRYAPDSMLYTEMISATDLHHMKALPKLMEIDRHETPISIQLFDCRPDFLAEAAQKAVLEGADTVDINMGCPVNKITKKGGGSSLLRQPELAAQIVRSVVEAIDIPVTVKTRIGWDDAEITILDFAKRMEDAGAKMITVHARTRSQGYTGNAKWEWICKVKEVLTIPVIANGDIFSVENAIACLEQTGADGVMCSRGTLGYPFLVGQVDHFLKTGERLPDPSPIECLQVAKEHLQGLWDYKGIRGIRQSRKHMTWYARGFTGAAVLRDRLCRIESLQDGMDCLDGAIEELQVEVKPLDR, encoded by the coding sequence ATGATTTCGGCTACATCTAAATTACAGCAAAAATTCGCTGAACCTTTAACTATTGGCAATGTCACCCTCAAAAGTCGGGTGCTGCAATCGCCATTGTCAGGGGTGACAGATTTGGTATTTCGGCGATTAGTGCGGCGCTATGCCCCAGACTCGATGCTCTACACCGAGATGATCAGCGCCACAGATCTGCACCATATGAAAGCTTTGCCTAAGCTCATGGAGATCGATCGCCATGAAACCCCGATCAGTATCCAGTTATTTGATTGTCGTCCCGACTTTTTGGCAGAGGCAGCCCAAAAAGCTGTATTAGAGGGAGCCGATACTGTAGACATTAATATGGGTTGCCCTGTGAATAAAATTACGAAAAAGGGTGGCGGCTCATCGTTATTGCGACAGCCTGAACTGGCGGCGCAAATTGTGCGATCGGTGGTCGAGGCGATCGATATTCCTGTCACCGTCAAAACGCGCATCGGCTGGGATGATGCCGAAATTACGATCTTAGATTTTGCGAAACGCATGGAGGATGCGGGGGCAAAGATGATCACTGTCCATGCCAGAACGCGATCGCAAGGCTATACGGGTAATGCTAAGTGGGAATGGATTTGTAAGGTGAAAGAGGTGCTGACGATTCCTGTGATTGCCAATGGGGATATTTTTTCGGTAGAAAATGCGATCGCCTGTTTAGAGCAAACGGGCGCGGATGGGGTGATGTGTTCGCGGGGAACCTTGGGCTATCCCTTTTTAGTGGGGCAGGTCGATCATTTTTTAAAAACAGGTGAACGTTTGCCTGACCCTTCGCCGATTGAATGTTTGCAAGTCGCCAAGGAGCATTTGCAAGGACTCTGGGACTACAAAGGCATTCGTGGCATTAGGCAATCACGAAAACATATGACTTGGTACGCGAGGGGCTTTACGGGAGCCGCAGTATTACGCGATCGCCTTTGTCGGATTGAGTCATTGCAAGATGGTATGGACTGTCTAGATGGGGCGATCGAGGAGTTGCAGGTAGAGGTGAAACCACTTGATAGATAA
- a CDS encoding phosphoribulokinase, producing MSKKHPVIAVTGSSGAGTSTVKRAFEHIFRLENIQAAVIEGDSYHKYNRLEMREAMKQAAAEGRSLSHFGLNANLLDKLEALFQEYGQTGGGQRRYYLHSPEEAEYHNGRLGTSNQPGEFTPWESIEANTDVLFYEGLHGGVVAEDINLAQYVDLLVGVVPIVNLEWIQKIHRDNAERGYSAEAIVDTILRRMPDYVNYIAPQFSNTHINFQRVPTVDTSNPFICRDIPTLDESFVIIHTNRCFREKFQIDFRYLLDMIHDSFMSRHTTLVVPGGKMGMAMELILQPLIDSLVVESKKLQA from the coding sequence TTGTCTAAAAAACATCCAGTTATTGCGGTAACAGGTTCATCGGGTGCTGGTACTAGCACCGTTAAGCGAGCTTTTGAACATATTTTTCGTTTAGAAAATATTCAAGCGGCAGTTATTGAAGGTGATAGCTACCACAAATACAACCGCTTAGAAATGCGCGAAGCCATGAAACAAGCTGCGGCGGAAGGTCGTAGTCTCAGCCACTTTGGATTGAATGCCAATTTGCTAGATAAGCTCGAAGCTTTGTTTCAGGAATATGGTCAAACTGGTGGTGGTCAAAGACGTTACTATCTGCACAGCCCTGAAGAAGCCGAGTATCACAATGGTCGCTTAGGTACGAGCAATCAACCTGGTGAATTTACCCCTTGGGAAAGCATCGAAGCTAATACCGATGTGCTGTTTTACGAAGGTTTGCATGGTGGTGTAGTCGCCGAAGATATTAACCTTGCTCAGTATGTTGATTTGTTAGTGGGTGTTGTTCCCATTGTGAACTTGGAATGGATTCAAAAAATCCATCGTGATAATGCTGAACGTGGCTACAGTGCTGAAGCGATCGTCGATACAATTTTGCGTCGTATGCCCGACTATGTAAATTACATTGCGCCTCAGTTCTCCAATACTCACATCAACTTCCAGCGCGTTCCTACCGTTGATACTTCCAATCCTTTCATCTGTCGCGACATTCCCACCCTTGATGAAAGCTTTGTAATTATCCATACTAATCGCTGCTTCCGCGAGAAGTTCCAAATTGACTTCCGTTATTTGCTAGATATGATCCATGATTCCTTCATGTCTCGTCATACCACCTTGGTTGTCCCCGGTGGCAAGATGGGCATGGCAATGGAATTGATTCTCCAGCCATTAATCGATTCTCTCGTAGTTGAATCGAAGAAACTCCAAGCATAA